In the Nocardia asteroides genome, CACGTATAGGAGCGTGGATATATTCTTTGTGCAGTGTCGACAACGAACGTCAACGAGTAGTCGGGGGCGGCAGTATGTGCAAGAACTGCGCGGATTTGATTTGCTGAGAAGTCTTGTGCTTCATCAACGATGATCACGTCCCACGGTATCGCCGGGGCATCTTTAGCCTCGACCGCCAAGTCATTCCAATCAAGAAGGTCCCGTCGCTGCTTCTCTTTTGCGTAAGGGTACACGACCTCGTCTAGGATCTTCCGTCTGAGCGCAGAATCGACGCGCGGCGATAGACCCCTACCATCCCGTTGAGTGGTGATGTAGTCCTCAATATCTGAAGGAAGAAAACGACCCAACAAGTATTGCACCTCGTCGAGCATGAACTTTTCAGGCAGTCCAATCGGCTTAACTAGCCGCTTCAGAATAGCCACCGACTCATCATTTTGAATATTCGGGATTTGAAGAATATCTAATGCAAAGCGCGCGAAGGTCCTAACTTCTAATTGGAGATCTGGAGTACCTGCAATCTGCTGGCGAGCGAGTTCACCGACGTAGCCTTTGAGCGTACGATTATAAGTCAACACAAGCACACGAACGGGCCTTTGCAGACCAAGACGCTTATGCCTAGCAGACCAATTGGAACATAGTTGTTTCAGGCGCATGAGGGCCGTTGTGGTCTTTCCGCTACCTGCAGCACCTTTGATCACGAGCACGGGTCGATTTATCAAGAGAATGGGCAGTTGTTCTGGAGTCGGATCGACGACCGGCAGTATCCGCATGGAAGCCTCTTGTTGTTGGAAGAGTGTCGATTTGTCTTCTCAAGATTTGAAAGCTAGGCGATCTGGCTCTACAGCACCCTCACGGGCGATCGATCGGATGCCCGTGCCGTTAAAGCCCCTTGGTGCATCGGACCGCAGAGCTGCCGCGTTCCACGATCCTCCTTGGTAGCCGTCGAACCCAGGTCCGTCGGTCCTGAGTTTCGGCAGCGATGCTGGGGAACCCACTGGAGGCTGAGATAGCAGCGCCTTCCATCGGCCGACCTCAAACGAGCACACCATCAACACCCTCCCGAAGACATGCGCGAGTCTCCTGCGCATCAACAGCACGTCATTCCCCCGTGCCGTCGTTGTAGCCCGCATCAGGATACAGATGTCCTCACCCTCAGGCGTTCACGGCTCCGCCGGACTAGAGGCGAGCGGCCACTGGGCAGGCCAGTGCTCCTACAGCAGCGGGCCGACGCGAGACCGAGAGAGCAGAACCTCAGGCTTCGACCCGCTGACAAGTACACATCCAAGCCCCGACGCATCCTCGCCAGCCGAGCCACATGCAGCCTCCTGCAGGAGAGTTGGATCGTATCGCGGGCAGGACCCGGTCCATCGCCCCAGCGTGGATCAGGCACGTAAAGTCCTGTGTGTCAGTGGAACGGGAAGACGGGACACGCGGTTGGGAAGTTCGCTCGGCCAAGGTCAGATGTTCGCCGGATACAGAATCGAGCACCTCGTTGGCAAAGGTGGTATGGCTGAGGTGTACCTGGCACGCGACCGCAATCTGCCTCGGTCTATTGCCTTGAAGGTACTCTCACCGCTTGCACGCCTTGACGATGACCTGAAGAAGCGATTTCGGCGCGAGACCGAAGCCGTTGCAGCACTGTCCCATCCGAATATTGTCACTATCCATGACGGGGGCACGAACGAAAAAGTGCCATGGATCTCGATGGCATACATCGATGGCGGCGATTTGCGATCCCAGCTTCTGAGCGGCCATCTCGGGGCAGTCAGATCTGTTGCGCTTATTAGCGATATCGCAGAGGCGCTGGATCATGCGCATGAACACGGCATAGTTCATCGGGATGTCAAACCAGCAAACATCCTTATCACGAGTGGACGCAACGAGCGCGCAATCCTTACAGACTTCGGTATCGCCAAGTCGGGGAAAGAAACAAGCCACTTGACTCAAACTGCGAATATGGTCGGCTCATTTCAGTACGCCGCACCTGAGCGATTCGCGGCAACCCGAGAACTGGACCCGCGCAGCGACGTCTATTCGCTGGGCTGCACACTGTATCATCTATTAACTGGCATGCCACCATACGCTGGCGAC is a window encoding:
- a CDS encoding serine/threonine-protein kinase — its product is MFAGYRIEHLVGKGGMAEVYLARDRNLPRSIALKVLSPLARLDDDLKKRFRRETEAVAALSHPNIVTIHDGGTNEKVPWISMAYIDGGDLRSQLLSGHLGAVRSVALISDIAEALDHAHEHGIVHRDVKPANILITSGRNERAILTDFGIAKSGKETSHLTQTANMVGSFQYAAPERFAATRELDPRSDVYSLGCTLYHLLTGMPPYAGDIVQLIAAHAHAPIPSLSESNLIAPNELDSVIIRALAKNPEDRFETCFELAEAARAALTGTTVTALTAKDIRGFWPEIRMSLKAEHASLHAMLSGSRFSHLDKNVLVLVHQNAPLMTRLSSEHNRGILLGAIHEVLGSNLYDLRWELA
- a CDS encoding 3'-5' exonuclease encodes the protein MRILPVVDPTPEQLPILLINRPVLVIKGAAGSGKTTTALMRLKQLCSNWSARHKRLGLQRPVRVLVLTYNRTLKGYVGELARQQIAGTPDLQLEVRTFARFALDILQIPNIQNDESVAILKRLVKPIGLPEKFMLDEVQYLLGRFLPSDIEDYITTQRDGRGLSPRVDSALRRKILDEVVYPYAKEKQRRDLLDWNDLAVEAKDAPAIPWDVIIVDEAQDFSANQIRAVLAHTAAPDYSLTFVVDTAQRIYPRSYTWKEAGIVNPVVRLLKQNHRNTKQIAAFARGLVEGLTLGEDGIIPDFNAATAEGPLPKVLVGLFSEQMDWVVEHVICGAIEAGESVAFLHPLGWFIYVEKSLKRLQIPYVDLTRQEFWPEGDESVAISTIHSVKGLEFDHVVIIGLNQEVTPHGREAGDVTLENLRRLLAMGIGRARKTVTIGYKESGASSLIGYCSQSTYEEVLL